A genomic region of Lysinibacillus sp. 2017 contains the following coding sequences:
- a CDS encoding Type 1 glutamine amidotransferase-like domain-containing protein, which yields MKTHYYLGWFNDFFPDNLGRVLQEDITDRKSLVMISSDPLFNEVDGATERSWFDEADIMFDEYHLINYRVQKEDAQTLIQNASVIFLLGGNTLNQNSFLIEYNLSVAIKKSNAVVMGASAGAINMSAKWLCSKSFGYNVEISSVYDGIGLDNFSVLSHFDLENNITLVQRELSPLSEEINIYASNNDCAVRVKGDKIDILGNVYLISNSKIQKLDETL from the coding sequence ATGAAAACTCATTATTATTTAGGTTGGTTTAATGATTTTTTTCCAGACAATCTGGGCAGGGTGTTACAGGAGGATATAACGGATAGAAAGTCGCTTGTTATGATTAGCTCGGATCCTTTATTTAATGAGGTTGATGGTGCTACTGAACGCTCGTGGTTTGACGAGGCTGACATTATGTTCGATGAATATCATTTAATTAATTATCGCGTACAGAAGGAAGATGCCCAAACCTTAATTCAAAATGCCTCAGTTATTTTCTTGTTAGGTGGAAATACTCTTAACCAAAATAGTTTTTTAATTGAATATAATTTATCTGTTGCGATTAAAAAAAGCAATGCTGTTGTGATGGGAGCAAGCGCTGGTGCAATCAACATGTCTGCTAAATGGTTATGTTCGAAAAGTTTTGGCTATAACGTTGAAATTAGCTCTGTTTACGACGGAATCGGCCTTGACAATTTTTCCGTCCTATCGCATTTTGATCTTGAAAATAACATTACATTGGTTCAACGCGAACTATCTCCCTTATCGGAAGAAATTAATATTTATGCGTCGAACAATGATTGCGCTGTACGTGTAAAGGGAGACAAAATTGACATTTTAGGCAATGTATATTTAATTTCCAACTCAAAAATTCAGAAATTAGATGAGACGCTCTAA
- a CDS encoding helix-turn-helix domain-containing protein: MPKAKYSEEFKLKVVQEYLNGPYGYRLIANKYAPLVPSQVRRWVSAYKAFGRNGLAVKKKDQVYSVQFKLNVLNFMKQTGASLQETAIQFDLNDPNLVSKWKAKFSKEGIEGLERVKGWPTMPKKTNKTKQEIMSREEQLEREVELLRLEVAYLKKLRAFRENPKTFLEKHKQPLPSSLKKKDSD; the protein is encoded by the coding sequence ATGCCTAAGGCGAAGTATAGTGAAGAATTTAAATTAAAGGTCGTTCAGGAATATTTAAATGGCCCATATGGTTATCGATTAATTGCAAATAAATATGCACCACTTGTACCCTCACAAGTAAGACGTTGGGTAAGCGCCTATAAAGCATTTGGGCGAAATGGGTTAGCGGTGAAAAAGAAGGATCAAGTTTATTCTGTTCAATTCAAGTTAAATGTACTAAACTTTATGAAACAAACAGGTGCTTCTTTACAGGAGACAGCGATTCAATTTGACTTGAACGACCCTAATTTGGTCTCGAAATGGAAAGCTAAATTTTCAAAGGAAGGTATAGAAGGCCTGGAACGCGTGAAAGGATGGCCAACTATGCCTAAAAAAACAAATAAAACGAAACAAGAAATAATGTCACGCGAAGAACAGCTAGAACGAGAAGTGGAACTACTTCGTTTAGAGGTCGCTTATTTAAAAAAGTTGAGGGCTTTTCGGGAGAACCCAAAAACATTCCTCGAAAAGCACAAGCAACCATTGCCTTCGAGCTTAAAGAAGAAGGATTCCGATTAA
- a CDS encoding pyridoxamine 5'-phosphate oxidase family protein, whose amino-acid sequence MGNTSKEIALQILNENNIGVMATNNGGRPNSRYMTFLYVENKLYTVAKQDSAVVNELKENASTHILLGYESDGLLETFLEIEGNAVTTLHDIVKQQLLEKYPAANEEEFVVLQVTPIRMRIMNKNGKNQEEVHLI is encoded by the coding sequence ATGGGGAACACGTCAAAAGAAATCGCACTGCAAATTTTGAATGAAAACAATATTGGTGTCATGGCAACAAATAATGGAGGCAGACCGAATTCTCGCTATATGACATTTTTATATGTTGAAAACAAACTGTACACCGTGGCAAAACAAGATTCTGCAGTCGTGAACGAGCTAAAAGAAAATGCATCAACTCATATTTTACTTGGCTATGAAAGTGACGGCTTACTTGAAACATTCTTAGAAATTGAAGGCAATGCTGTGACGACCCTACACGATATTGTGAAGCAACAACTATTAGAAAAGTACCCTGCAGCAAACGAAGAAGAATTCGTTGTTCTTCAAGTAACACCAATTCGAATGCGTATTATGAACAAAAATGGGAAAAACCAAGAAGAAGTTCATTTAATTTAA
- a CDS encoding IS3 family transposase, which yields MPRKAQATIAFELKEEGFRLIDVLKQVAIPEATYHYHIKQLKNENPDEAWKALILETFEKHEGRYGYRRIHAELKAQGYMVNHKKVQRLMQELNLKCEKFVRKSRYKSYKGTVGKVAKNRMNRRFSTPHALQKVVTDVTEFKCTNDEKLYLSPLMDLYNGEIIGFSISKRPTLEFVMASLKQALPVLQDGANYRITIHSDQGWHYQHKAWVRTLKQNKIFQSMSRKATCADNAAMENFFGLLKQEMYYGEELTSYEALKKKVEDYIDYYNNERIKQKLGGMSPVKYRTHVNQLAA from the coding sequence ATTCCTCGAAAAGCACAAGCAACCATTGCCTTCGAGCTTAAAGAAGAAGGATTCCGATTAATCGATGTCTTAAAACAAGTAGCGATTCCAGAAGCAACGTACCATTATCACATCAAGCAACTCAAAAACGAGAACCCGGATGAAGCTTGGAAAGCCTTGATTTTAGAGACGTTTGAGAAACATGAAGGGCGATATGGTTACCGTCGGATTCATGCGGAATTAAAAGCACAAGGGTACATGGTTAATCACAAGAAAGTACAGCGCCTCATGCAGGAATTGAACTTGAAATGTGAGAAATTTGTACGCAAGTCACGCTATAAATCGTATAAAGGGACTGTTGGAAAAGTGGCTAAAAACCGTATGAATCGTCGCTTCAGTACACCACATGCCTTACAGAAAGTCGTAACGGACGTAACAGAGTTCAAGTGTACAAATGACGAAAAACTGTATTTAAGTCCGCTTATGGACTTATATAATGGAGAGATAATTGGATTTAGTATCTCAAAACGGCCGACACTAGAGTTCGTCATGGCATCACTGAAACAAGCGCTCCCAGTCCTACAGGATGGCGCAAACTATCGAATAACAATTCACTCTGATCAGGGCTGGCACTATCAACATAAGGCATGGGTACGCACGTTAAAGCAGAACAAGATTTTCCAAAGCATGTCTCGCAAAGCAACTTGTGCAGATAATGCGGCCATGGAAAACTTCTTTGGCTTATTGAAACAAGAAATGTATTACGGTGAGGAATTAACCTCTTATGAAGCGTTAAAGAAGAAAGTCGAAGACTATATCGATTACTATAATAACGAACGAATTAAACAGAAACTGGGTGGCATGAGCCCAGTAAAATACCGAACTCATGTCAACCAATTAGCTGCATAA
- a CDS encoding pyridoxamine 5'-phosphate oxidase family protein: METVKEKVLSIINKNKIGTMATLNGQKPYVRYMTFTNEEFVLYTTTTEESQKVMDLEKNPYTHILLGYTKEAMDAPYVEITAKLTEIKDDTLKLKIANFFKDIFNSDADEMITLQLDPITIKLMNDGEPQDLHF; the protein is encoded by the coding sequence GTGGAGACAGTAAAAGAAAAAGTACTTTCGATTATCAATAAAAATAAAATTGGAACGATGGCGACACTTAACGGTCAGAAGCCATATGTTCGCTATATGACATTTACAAACGAGGAATTTGTGTTGTATACAACGACGACAGAGGAATCGCAAAAGGTAATGGATTTAGAAAAAAACCCGTACACGCATATATTACTCGGCTATACAAAGGAAGCTATGGATGCTCCTTATGTAGAGATTACGGCAAAGCTGACAGAGATTAAGGATGACACATTGAAACTGAAAATCGCCAATTTCTTCAAAGATATTTTTAACTCTGATGCAGATGAAATGATTACGCTACAACTAGATCCAATAACGATTAAATTAATGAACGATGGAGAGCCACAGGACTTACACTTTTAA
- a CDS encoding methyl-accepting chemotaxis protein, with protein MHQKLQAVVDTMDIYQATFPEDACIVVTDTEQVVGYMPGKKVDLKISLGMKVESFKGTVTVKALHSKMPVRDEKGPEQFGFAYISTAKPIFDGSQFLGVVSAIISNEKMDAMRQLAEELSSAVEEMSATNAELTKASSDVSNRLEGLVQSAETMNGDIQQINHIVGLVKDIASKSKILGLNASIEAARSGEHGRGFAVVANEIQKMAQGSTDSANKIATQLENIRESIQSVTETSTQIAAFTQQFAVSMGELDGAYANINDNAANLLNLSEVR; from the coding sequence ATGCATCAAAAATTGCAAGCAGTTGTCGACACAATGGATATCTATCAAGCTACTTTTCCAGAAGATGCGTGTATCGTGGTTACGGATACGGAACAAGTAGTCGGTTATATGCCAGGGAAAAAAGTCGATTTGAAAATAAGTTTAGGGATGAAAGTTGAGAGTTTTAAAGGCACTGTTACAGTTAAAGCCCTTCATTCAAAAATGCCTGTTCGAGATGAAAAAGGGCCAGAACAGTTTGGTTTTGCTTATATTTCAACCGCGAAGCCAATTTTTGACGGTTCACAGTTTCTTGGCGTCGTCAGTGCAATTATTTCAAATGAAAAAATGGATGCGATGCGTCAACTAGCAGAAGAATTATCAAGCGCAGTGGAAGAAATGTCTGCAACCAATGCAGAATTGACAAAGGCAAGTTCTGATGTTTCCAATCGTTTAGAAGGCTTAGTACAATCAGCCGAAACCATGAATGGTGACATTCAGCAAATCAATCATATTGTCGGACTAGTAAAAGACATCGCATCTAAATCAAAAATCCTAGGATTGAATGCTTCGATTGAGGCGGCTCGTTCAGGGGAGCACGGTCGTGGATTTGCAGTCGTAGCAAATGAAATTCAAAAAATGGCTCAGGGAAGTACGGATAGTGCCAATAAAATCGCGACGCAACTTGAAAATATTCGTGAATCGATCCAATCCGTAACGGAAACATCCACACAAATCGCTGCGTTCACACAACAATTCGCCGTAAGTATGGGTGAATTAGACGGGGCCTATGCCAATATTAATGACAACGCAGCCAACCTATTAAATTTAAGTGAAGTGAGATAA